From the Telopea speciosissima isolate NSW1024214 ecotype Mountain lineage chromosome 9, Tspe_v1, whole genome shotgun sequence genome, the window ttatattgtttttattaggATTCAGGTTAAGAGAGTCACtactcctaatctgactaggattggTTTTAGGATTTAGGACTAGGACTCCTAGTTCAAATCTACATAATTgtgtaaggcctttggccatcttttttattataaataggcagatcgtgggcaggctcccccacttattattgcattaaaaaaaactgACTTTTCAGATCTGAGAATAGCTGCCATCGAGCTGCTTCCTCTGCTCCTCTGTGAGCTcgcatccttgtggactcaaggtggtgaagggtgggTTCTCCTGCGATtccttgcactgtgaaggtcGGGAAGTCTGTTATAtattcaagctgctgccttgTTTTCTGCAACCAGTAAGTTAACCTGCTGCTCTGTTATTTCCCTTATACAGTTCTAACATAGTTGCCCTCTCCCATCACCACTcgacctccattaaacctgcaacctGATTCTGCCTTCTACAGCAGAATTTTGGAACTTGTCCAAACCCTAACATCTTCACATCCTTAGGATCCTCTAAACCTGCACATCAAAACCCTATAAGCCCTTTTCCTCAAATCtggccctaaaccctagatctcacaaCAGCTcaattttcataaggcatcctacccgaaaccctagatttccaacccTATCCAAATCAGCCcaaacttataccattagactcctTACAACCTGCATATTCATACCACATAAACCCTAAACTGgaaaccttaaccctaaccctaattttgccctaattaccCTAATCTGCCCATTCGGCCGACCTATTAcacaacctggtcctaagtgagacttatttcacctaggctacttcaaattggtatcagagctatggacGGACAAGGCAACCCTATTGTTGATCCACCACGGCCACCCCCACCTGATCCAATGGCTGCAATTCTCAACATGCTCCATAAGATCAGTGATCGGCTCCAGATTGTTACGCAAAGGCCCGCTGTGCCTATTGTAAACAACCCTCTATATGTAGAGGAGGATCAACTACAAGTACATTCTGAAGTTcatggaactctgggaagggatgaaAATCACAGAGATCATCCTAGACGtcacagggaccacagagatcaGTCTAGACATGACCGAGGTTATAGGGATCGACGTAGGTATGACATggatgactacagagaagacagggacagaactactgaagcacctcgaagacctaactttgaggaacacttgagatcctacttcactggagatgaaggCCATAACAGGAGATTTGATACACAGAAGGTCAAGCTCGAACTGAAAGAGTATGATGGGCATGGTGATCCACAGAAattctatgactggcttgctgccctagatgaCTATTTTAACTGGTATGATTTGCCTGAAGACCGAAAGATGAGACTGGCACGTACTAAATTAATTGGCTCTGCTCGAGAATGGTGGCGTAAGACAAAGAGGGACATGGAACGTGAAGGCAAAGCACCTACCAACTGGGAGGATATGAAGTATGATCTGAAAGAGAAGTACTTACCAAGACAATATACagctcagatgcaagatcaattcaactcccttcgTCAAGGTAATATGACTGTATCCGAGTACATGCAAAAGTTCGACTCTCTCTCAACTCGTACTGACACCATAGAAAGTGCTACTTAGATGCTATCTCGGTTTCGGTTGGGATTGAAATCTGATATCATTAGAGCTATTGGCGTCGTGGATGTTCTGGACATCAAGGACTGCTTTAAGAAGGCATTGAAGGTTGAAGACCTATTGAGCACCACTAGAAGGTTTGGCTCCACTGTTGTCAACACCAGAAAATCTTTTCCAGCATTCAAACCAACTAATGGTTACAATAGAGGCAATAACACCACTGCTGGTTCTACACGAACAGCCCCCTACACTGGCAGCTCTTCACGTGTGGACAAGGGCAAAGCCCCAATGACCACTAGTGAGTCAAATACTTGTTACTGCTGCAATGAAAAGGGACATTATGCTAAGGACTGCCCACAAAGACAGAGACCAATCAATGTAGTTGACAAGGAAGAAGACAGCCCTGACgaatttgatgaacaaggtatttACGCATTACCCcctgaagatgatgatgatggggctGCCTATTTTGACGACTTGGGTGATGAACTTGGCGATACCCGAGGTGTACACATAGTAGCTCGTATATTCAGTGCTGAATCTCAAGGTGAAGATTGGCGACATAGTTGCATCTTCTATACCCGCTTGCGAGCAGGTGAGTGCACTGCCCAGATAATTGTTGACAGCGGTAGCTGCGTTAATGTTGTGTTTGAAGATCTTGTGAAGAAGGCGAATCTGAAATTTGAGAAGCACCAGATGCCCTACAAAGTCTCCTTATTGAATGGGAATAAGCTTGATGTGAACAAGCGGTGCTATGTTCCCTTACAAGCCCAAAAATATTCagaggaaatttggtgtgatatCATTCCGATGAGAATGACTGATGTTCTACTAGGGAGACCGTGGCTTTATGGCAATGATGTTGCTCTCTTAGGAAGAAAAAACCTCTGTGTGTTTCAACATAAAGGAGAAGAGATCAAGTGGTACCCACTTAATTTGCCTGCAGAAGTACGGAAATGTCGTGTCATGCGCACTAATCAAAAGGGGACAGAATCGGAAAATAAATTGTTAGCTGTTCCACAAAGGGAATTTGAACAAATTAGTTATGATACGGGACTGGTTCTTGCCTTGGTGACTCAAGAGGTTGCTGCCCCATCCGAACAGAAGTTTACACAACCCATCAAGGATCTATTGTAGGATTTTTCAGATGTAGTACCCGAAGAACTGCCCAATGAGCTACCTCCACTCAGAGACATTCAACATGCCATCGACTTGGTACCTGGTGCTATGTTACCAAATCTGCCCGCCTACAGGATGAGCTCCTCTGAACATGAAGAGCTTAATAAACAAATTGGAGAGCTTCTCAAGAAGGGGTTTATTGACGAAAGCATAAGCCCTTGTGCTGTTCCAGCCTTGTTGACACCAAAGAAGGATGGTTCGTGGCGCATGTGTGTGGACAGCCAAGCCATCAACAAGATCACCATCAAGTATAGGTTCCCAATTCCTAGGCTTGATGACATGCTAGACATGCTGTCCGGTTCTAagatcttctccaagattgacctCCGCAGTGGATACCATCAGATCTGCGTACGGCCTGGAGACGAATggaagacagccttcaagaccaaaGATGGATTATTCGAGTGGAAGGTCATGCCCTTTGGCCTGACGAATGCATCTAGCACCttcatgagagtcatgaccCAGGTACTTCGTCCCTTCATCGgtaaattttttgtttattttgatgatattttggtgtacAGTAAAAACCCAGATGAGCACATAGACCACCTGAAACAAGTTCTCAGAGTACTCCGGCAAGAGAAGTTGTTTATCAATTTAAAGAAATGTTCcttcatgctgcccaaggttgttttccttggttttataatttcttcaaaGGGTGTTGAAGTTGATCCGGAAAAGGTCCGAAGCGTTGTTGAATGGCCTATCCCAGAGACATTTACTGAAGTGCGAAgcttccacggtttggcttcTTTTTACAGGCGATTCATTCGCAATTTCAGTGCCATCATGGCACCCATAACCGAATGCACCAAACAGAACAAGGGTCCGTTCGCATGAACAGCAGCCGCTTAAAAGGCCTTCCAAGtgattaagaagaagatgactgaaGCTCTGGTGCTATGCCTGCCCAATTTTGACCAGATTTTCGAAGTTGCTACTGATGCTTCCCATGTTGGTCTAGGCGGAGTTCTTATGCAGAATGGGCATCCTATTGCATTCTACAGTGAGAAACTTAATGATGCCAAGACTCGGTACTCTACTTATGATATAGAGCTTTACATTGTTGTTCAGGTCTTGCGACATTGGCGACACTACCTTATTGGCAAAGAGTTCATCCTGTATACTGATCATGAGGCACTCAAGCATCTCCACTCACAAAAGTCCATTAGCACCAGGTATGCTAGATGGGTTGCTTATTTACAGGATTTCAACTTTGGCCTCAAATACAAGTCAGGAAAGGAAAATACAGTGGCTGATGCACTGAGTAGAAAAGTCCTGACCTTGAACACTTTCTCAGCCCATGCACTTAGCATCGAGCAGATCAGAGACGAGTATGCTAGTGACAAGGACTTTCAAGTCCTATATACTGATTTGAAGCAGGGTGGACAGCACCCTAAGTACTCATTACATGATGGTTACTTATTCTTAGGAACCCGGCTGTGCATTCCCGATTCGTCCTTACGACACCACATTATCCgggagttacatggaggaggttTAGGAGGACACTTCGGGAAAGATAAAACCATCTTATAAGTGACTGATCGGTACTATTGGCCTCACTTGGCCAAGGATGTAGAGCATGTAATCAACCAGTGCCGAGTTTGCCAGCTAGCTAAAGGTACCAAGCAAAACACGGGCCTCTATTCGCCATTGCCGATCCCTCACCTGCCATGGGTTGATCTCAGTATGGATTTCGTACTTGGTCTTCCCCCTACTAAAGAAAGATTTGACTCCATCATGGTGGTGGTTGACAGATTCACCAagatggctcacttcattccttgTCGAAGAACACTTGATGCTTCCCACATTGCCAAGCTATTCTTCAAGGAGATTGTTCGCATCCATGGGTTACCCAGTACCATTGTATCCGATCGTGAcgtgaagtttatgagttatttcTAGAAGACTTTATGGCTGAAGACAAATACCAAGCTTTTGTTCTCTACTGTATTCCATCCCCAGGCTGACGGACAGACAGAGGTAGTCAACAGGAGCCTTGGCAATTTGCTGCGGTGTTTGGTccgagattatgagaagacatggCCCTCTATCCTTGACATTGCTGAGTTTGCATACAACAGCTCTGTGAACAGGACCACCGGTCATACTCCTTTCGAGATTCTCCTTGGGATACAACCCCACCGCCCGATTGATCTCATTCCCTTACCCCCTCAAGCTCGGGTAAGTGTTGGAGCTGATGAGTTCATTCGTCATATCACCGAAGTGCTTGCAAATGTTCGGCGCAAAGTTGCACTCAGTTATGATAACTACAAGTCCACTGCCGACAAGCATCGCCGGTTCGTTGAGTTCAAGCCCggagacatggtcatggtacgGGTAAATCCAGCGAGACACCAACCGGGTGTCAACAGTAAGCtccatcccaagaagatgggtccatacaAGGTGCTGAAACGTATTGGAcctaatgcttatgttctagaGTTGCCTGATGATATGGGCATAAGCAATGCTTTCAACGTGGCTGATCTATACTTGTACATGGGGCATCATTCCGATGATGGCGATTCAAAGCACATGTTGCGGCTGCCCCAACTGAAGCCACCTCCGAAAGATGTGATTGAAGAAGTTCTGGATGATATGCACAAGACGACTCGTCAAGGCACCGGTTATCACtctttccttgtcaagtggAAAGGTCGCCCACGCCAGGACAGCACTTGGATACATGCTGATGATTTCAAGAGGCTCGATCCGGAGTTATATGATCGCTACATGgcattcacccattcatcggagatgaatgtttctaagccggggagagctgatgcaggtccaagtacacgaaggaagaagaagagcagccttgATTAGGCTGCaattcgttggagccttttagttcttttttttgttttaattaggaaggttaaaacagtctttttatatttgtttcttagtttttcccctccacgattttagagggatgatttttttatttgtttgactCCTCCTAGTTAGAGTATGAGTCCACTGtgttttatattgtttttattaggATTCAGGTTAAGAGAGTCACtactcctaatctgactaggattggTTTTAGGATTTAGGACTAGGACTCCTAGTTCAAATCTACATAATTgtgtaaggcctttggccatcttttttattataaataggcagatcgtgggcaggctcccccacttattattgcattaaaaaaaactgACTTTTCAGATCTGAGAATTGCTGCCATCGAGCTGCTTCCTCTGCTTCTCTGTGAGCTCGgatccttgtggactcaaggtggtgaaggatGGGTTCTCCTACGATtccttgcactgtgaaggtcGGGAAGTCTGTTATAtattcaagctgctgccttgTTTTCTGCAACCAGTAAGTTAACCTGCTGCTCTGTTATTTCCCTTATACAGTTCTAACATAGTTGCCCTCTCCCATCACCACTcgacctccattaaacctgcaacctGATTCTGCCTTCTACAGCAGAATTTTGGAACTTGTCCAAACCCTAACATCTTCACATCCTTAGGATCCTCTAAACCTGCACATCAAAACCCTATAAGCCCTTTTCCTCAAATCtggccctaaaccctagatctcacaaCAGCTcaattttcataaggcatcctacctgaaaccctagatttccaacccTATCCAAATCAGCCcaaacttataccattagactcctTACAACCTGCATATTCATACCACATAAACCCTAAACTGgaaaccttaaccctaaccctaattttgccctaattaccCTAATCTGCCCATTCGGCCGACCTATTAcacaacctggtcctaagtgagacttatttcacctaggctacatcagaAGAGTTGcaggccaaaccagccagcagtaCGGCCTCAAAGCAGGGCCGAGTGGAGGCCTAAGCAAGGGAAGGTTATACTCCAGATATCTCTCAGACCTGATGGAAGGTTGTTGAGATCTGAGTCTTCAAAGTTGCAGCATGCAACTTGAGAAACTGACCAGCCGATAGCACTGATGGGGAACTTCAATGGATCTTGGATCTGTGGGCTGCTGATCTACAAACAGAGGTTGAGTGTCCTGTCGTTTGTGATGTATTAGATCTCCAAGTACCAACAGAAGAAACTCTCTAGTTGCTGAGATAACTGGACATTAACTAACagtaatgaaaatagaaagtaggaggaagaagagatatcGAATAGGGGAAGATGGGGGTaggatggctatctcagcctgggcatctcacccttcTCAGCCTCTCTCAGGACAATGGTTTGCAAACAACAATTGAAAGCTTCATTCAATAAATCGTGGTATGGCCTCTAAGGGCCATTACAAATATATAGGTTCAAGGACTGAgtccaaaaatagaaacaatgacCATAGGAAGTCTCTAGAAGAGCTGAGACTTTAGTTATAAGTAATTGAACTTTGCTAAGTAACAAAATTAGAAGTATCTAAAATAGAAGCTCCAACTTAGCCTAACAAGGACTGAAATATCAAgtaaggaaacaaaataaagtcTTCTTGAAGATGTCCTATCGATCCTTGAGTAGCTTGCTGTCCAAAAGCTTCTAGAATATTGGAAATAGAAGCCACATATTGTCCCCCACGATTTTACGGTTTTAGAGACCCAAAAATTCCCAGCCCAAGTGGGCTGGCCCAGTTAGAACTGGTTGGCTCTATGGCCCTGTGGGAGGGTCCACTAAATGGTGTGATGGACCACCCCTTTGATTCCTTCGGCTGGTGTAGTGCTTACCAAAGAATCTATCTACAGCACCCTAGCAGTTTATAATATATGATTGTAGAATCCATGTAAAAgggtttggctagggtttttgcCGGCTGCCGACTTGACGCaccaaccctcctcctttaTCCGGGCTTCAGACGGCAGCAAACACTGGCAGAGTTAAACCACAAGTCTTAAATATATTCAAAAAATTAGGTTTTTGAAGTAAATGAAGctttaaagaagatgaaaataggtAAGCCAATAGGTCCAGATGGTATTCCAATgggtgtggaagagcttaggaatctgtggAATAACTTGGCTAATTAAGTTGTTTAATAGGATTATGGGTACAAGaaaaatgctagatgaatggagaagcattgtggttctgaTTTGTTAAAATAAAGGTGGTATTCAAACTTGTAATAACTATATAAGAATAAATTTATGAGTATAACTacgaaattatgggagagagtaaTTGAAACCCGCCTAAGACAAGAAACTAATATTTCAGATAACCAATTTGATTTTTTGCCAGGAAGATCAACTACAGAAGCTATTTATTTGCTGAGGacggatctccatatggtctttattggcTTATAAAAAGtttatgatagagtccctagagaattaatttggcaagtattagagaagaaaagtgtttcGAGTCAATATGTGGATATAGTTACAATTATGTATAATGGTGTGGCCACTAGTCTGGGAACTGTTGGGGGGGGGAGTAGTGatttccaattacaattggattacatcatagatcagctttaagcccatatttgtttgcgctaatcatggatgagttgactagagacattcaagatcaaatcccttggtgtatgctttttgctgatgatattgttttggtggatgaaacaaaagcagggataaCTGCCAAGTTGGAATTAAGGAGATCAACTTTGGAATCAAAatgttttaagataagtagaatgaaaACAAGTATATATGGTGTATAACTTTAGTAACAATACAATTGAATATTCTCGAACACAAAAGATTGAAAATGAATGCATCAACTGAAACACCAACTATCGTACTCTTCAAGGAACGATAGAGGGTGGAGAAATCTCTTCTAGGTTTTAGTGAAAAACTTCGAGGTTTCAAAGGTTGAACTCTTACAAGTTCAAAGTACACAACTGAGTAACAATTTCATTAATCATATTCTTCACTATTACAATGAGCATAGCTCTTACATATTGTTGTAATGTGGAATTAAAGGGTTATTTGGTTATCCTTGTAATTATGTATTGTTCTGAGGGTGTCCTTGTAATttgctctttctctcctcttattataaatagaacatGACTGTGCTCCCTTGGGAATTATTCCCCAAATTATTTTcatcatggtatcaaagcgggaACCAATCTTGGGATCAGTGCCCTAGTACCCATGTTACCGTGAACCAAAACAGCAGTACTGCCGCCTCCAACACCATCTcgccttctttctctctctcacaagaCATAACCACCACTCTTCTAGGACTTCCACGTCCTCTCTCTTCcactgccacatggcagatatttGGGTTGTACAGGAAGGCCTTCCTCAGTGGGTCATGCTAGAAACAACTGCCCCTAAAGAGTTGAAGGACAAAATGATCAATGGCTTACCGCATACGGTCTAACtggcttttcttttttgtatgtGGGGGATGTATATGGTTTGACTTGGGGACTTTATAGTGTGTCCTGGGACTTGTAATACAGTTTCCTCTAGTATGTCCTAGGACTTTTAAGACAGTTTCCTCttttttgctccattttctatCCCCTTAAAGCAACCCTTGTTTTGCTGCATGGCACAGTGTGTGTCCTTGGATGGGTAAAAGAGGGCAACATGTTCACATTTTTTCTGGCCAGCTAAGTTGCCTAGGTGTAGATAAATGCAAAGAGACCTGCATCATGGGTTTTCTGTTACATGGAGGGCTGATTTAGCATATCTGGACTGGCCACATTAGGGGGACCCATTGGATTAGCCATAGGTACAGTTCACTTGTTAACACCAGCAATATGGCTATATGCTGTATTACATTTTTTCTATACTATTGATAGTCCTTTGATTTTGTTGAATATATGGGGCTTGAGAGATTTCGGTGGCTCATTTGCCACGTGGCATCAGGCAATAGAGCTGAAACTTGTCACTTGGAAAGGTATTGATCTGAGGAACATGGGAAGCTTCTTTGGCTGCAATTTTTGCATGTTTAACAGCAAAGTGCTCTGTATGAACATGATAGGTTTTATAAGGTTCGGCATAGATGCAAAGcacctaaaacccaaaaactgCAGGAAATTACACCAGGAATATTACTATATTAATCTTGTGAGGCCCTAtcactcttcttttttttttttttttttggggggggggtgggccGTGGGGAGTGTTCTTCATGTGCAATGttccctcttctctttgttttggTGGGTTGGTATGTATGTGTGGATGTTTTCCTATCAGTAATCTTAGATAGGAGGATGTATCAGCAATGCTGTGAGTTCAACCTTATGTGCCAACATTAGTGTCTAGAATGATGAAACAGTTCTGATAACTTGAGATTTCTTTCTTAGTGAATTTTTTACATGTGATTATGTAAGGAGCCGTTGAGATAGATGTAGAAAGTTCTCCAGataagggtttagcttcatgtTACCATACAATGTAGctatttcttcaattttcttctAATACAGATAATGCTGATTAATGGTAGATGTACTACTTGTAATGGTTAAAATTGTGCTTCTGCTCTCTCTGAAATTCACTGTCTACTTAGTATTTCCTCTACAAGCTCTTCTTGAATCATAtcctttttttctctgttaTGTTTTCTTTCTGATCTTTTAATGGGAAGAGCTGTTGAGGCAAATAAATTTTGTCTCAGGATGTACGTAGATTAAGTATACTATATGAAAAAAGGGTTTCTAGGTGACCTTAGCTTTATTTGTTAGCTGTCCATTATTTTACTCCCTCGGAGGATCTGGCAAATTGACGATTAGAAGTGAGCTTCATTTCACTACGTGGCATAACACTTTTTGGCCTTAATTCTCTGATAAATTGAGGCTGATCTAGGCTACATGTGGGAGATTCCTGCCTGTGTAGCATACGGTTGTCCTATTTCATTCTCACTGGTGCTTGCTCTATAATCTCTAATAGTACTGTAACAAACTAATTACAGATCTTGCTCCACAAGACAACAAGAAAATACCCacatatttaccaaaaaaaaaaatacccacaACCCTTCAGGAACAGTGGAACACTGCAAGGTTTATATGAGCACAAGACACCCACAAGGAGTTGACTTTGACTTCCACAGTCTATCATAATTATGTAGCCAATGCATCAGGAGTACAGTCACGCACAAGTTTCTCAAACTCCTTGAAGCAGCACATACACTCTATACTATTCACGCTGCCTTTCTATGTCCCATCACCATGAAGCCACAACTAACACACTGATTCTAAAGGAGAAAGTTTTGCTTCACCCATGGTAAAGAGAATCAAGGCTTATTaaattctcccccccccccccaacccaactatTGTATGAACCCCGAAAATGCCCTTAAGAGTAGGTGAAGAGTTCCACCCAACCGTAATGACAGCGCTGGGTGAAGTGATTTTCTTCACCGTGGGTAATAGAAACTTGGTCCGGTTCTAAATAGGATACCATCAACAAATTATTCCGTAGGCAAAAAGTCAACCCTTACAGTTGCTCCATAATTTGTAGTAGACGAAATCCTTAGAGACTCATCAGACCAGTATATGTAGGTGTAGacattgaaggagaaagaagaagaaaagggaagagaagccCCAGAATTAGAGAATATGAACGTCATCATCAGGTCTAGTGCTGTTACAAGCTATACCTCGAGATAGGGACAGTAGATGAATGGGGAAGACAGGAGGGCCAAAAGCAAGGTTTTAGCTATCCTACCATATCCACCGATACTATCTGCTACGTATCATATCTTTaaggtaccgatacgatacctaaaaaaatGTATCAACTGTATCaggtccatagttgtcaaggcgtccaagCGCTTTGGTCGatttgggcgccttggtcgcctacttggtgtcgccttgattttttcccctctccaacgcctttggtcgcctaaccgccgtgacaactatgatcggGTCAATACATG encodes:
- the LOC122640330 gene encoding uncharacterized protein LOC122640330, whose product is MLSRFRLGLKSDIIRAIGVVDVLDIKDCFKKALKVEDLLSTTRRFGSTVVNTRKSFPAFKPTNGYNRGNNTTAGSTRTAPYTGSSSRVDKGKAPMTTSESNTCYCCNEKGHYAKDCPQRQRPINVVDKEEDSPDEFDEQGIYALPPEDDDDGAAYFDDLGDELGDTRGVHIVARIFSAESQGEDWRHSCIFYTRLRAGECTAQIIVDSGSCVNVVFEDLVKKANLKFEKHQMPYKVSLLNGNKLDVNKRCYVPLQAQKYSEEIWCDIIPMRMTDVLLGRPWLYGNDVALLGRKNLCVFQHKGEEIKWYPLNLPAEVRKCRVMRTNQKGTESENKLLAVPQREFEQISYDTGLVLALVTQEDFSDVVPEELPNELPPLRDIQHAIDLVPGAMLPNLPAYRMSSSEHEELNKQIGELLKKGFIDESISPCAVPALLTPKKDGSWRMCVDSQAINKITIKYRFPIPRLDDMLDMLSGSKIFSKIDLRSGYHQICVRPGDEWKTAFKTKDGLFEWKVMPFGLTNASSTFMRVMTQVLRPFIGKFFVYFDDILVYSKNPDEHIDHLKQVLRVLRQEKLFINLKKCSFMLPKVVFLGFIISSKGVEVDPEKVRSVVEWPIPETFTEVRSFHGLASFYRRFIRNFSAIMAPITECTKQNKGPFA